Proteins from a genomic interval of Anolis sagrei isolate rAnoSag1 chromosome 1, rAnoSag1.mat, whole genome shotgun sequence:
- the TSN gene encoding translin gives MSVSQMFITLQGVLTADQDIREEIRKVVQTLEQTAREILTVLQGVHQGSGFQDIPKKCQKAREHFGTVRTQLASLKIKFPAEQYYRFHEHWRFVLQRLVFLAAFVVYLETETLVTREAVAEILGIEADREKGFHLDIEDYLSGVLTLASELSRLAVNSVTAGDYSRPLRISAFINELDSGFRLLNLKNDSLRKRYDGLKYDVKKIEEVVYDLSIRGLNKEAASGEK, from the exons GAGATCAGAAAAGTGGTTCAAACCCTGGAGCAAACTGCCCGGGAAATCCTAACAGTACTGCAAGGAGTCCATCAGGGCTCGGGATTCCAGGACA TACCAAAGAAATGTCAGAAGGCTCGAGAACATTTTGGCACAGTCAGAACACAGCTGGCCTCTCTGAAAATAAAGTTCCCTGCAGAGCAATATTACAG ATTTCATGAGCACTGGAGATTTGTGTTGCAACGTCTGGTATTCTTAGCAGCGTTTGTAGTCTACTTGGAGACAGAAACCTTAGTAACTCGGGAAGCTGTCGCAGAAATACTTGGAA TTGAAGCTGACAGAGAGAAAGGTTTTCATTTGGATATTGAGGATTACCTCTCAGGAGTGCTGACTCTTGCTAGCGAGTTG TCTAGGCTGGCAGTCAACAGTGTCACGGCTGGAGACTATTCTCGTCCGCTCCGTATCTCTGCATTCATCAATGAATTAGACTCTGGATTTCGCCTTCTGAATTTGAAGAATGACTCCTTAAGGAAGCGCTATGATGGTCTCAAATACGATGTTAAAAAGATTGAGGAGGTGGTTTATGACTTGTCAATCAGAGGGCTGAACAAAGAGGCTGCAAGTGGGGAGAAATAG